A genomic segment from Lignipirellula cremea encodes:
- a CDS encoding IS4 family transposase, with amino-acid sequence MAAKQKRKQKAQKSEQARAAEFDAVFAQLEEIVDLRQADELQPSHAQTIYTSGVVLWLLVWQRLRGGCSMAEAVKALIEQCPDIVPDNKRIEEATLSSSTAAYSRGRSRLSLETVMWLCNAVWRSLVDNAPPTFGGRRVFALDGTTISLGPEWELYDVFPPASNQYGESAWPMAYLVVAHEVESGAALPPEIGAMYGDQAVSETSLIHDHLQRIPADSVILVDTAYGITRVAYEFHTANQRFVVRMKKDRFRRLQKDAELIEQGEDWKTYRGQWTPSRRELRDNPQLPEDFSLPIRLHVFESVHGETIYLATDLTDELDVIADLYSQRWRVETDLSQIKVTLDIENILAKSPEMFRKELMASIVAYNLTIQFRKQAAEQANVPPQRLSFTGVWDVFRIFLLQKTFPDAGAWRTAYARALKYAAREKLPNRPGRSYSRESYKRRSKSSHFKKRSPPWNQPENEPK; translated from the coding sequence ATGGCGGCCAAACAGAAACGTAAGCAGAAAGCACAGAAATCCGAGCAGGCGCGGGCGGCGGAGTTTGACGCCGTATTTGCCCAGTTGGAAGAGATCGTGGATCTCCGCCAGGCCGATGAGTTGCAGCCCTCCCACGCCCAAACGATTTACACGTCTGGCGTCGTCCTGTGGCTGTTGGTCTGGCAGCGATTGCGCGGCGGTTGCTCGATGGCCGAGGCGGTCAAGGCCTTGATCGAGCAGTGCCCGGACATCGTGCCCGACAATAAACGCATCGAAGAAGCGACCCTCTCTTCCAGCACCGCGGCGTACTCCCGGGGCCGGAGCCGTTTGTCGCTGGAGACCGTCATGTGGCTCTGCAACGCCGTCTGGCGGTCGCTGGTCGACAACGCTCCGCCCACCTTCGGCGGGCGACGCGTGTTCGCGCTGGACGGCACGACGATCTCGCTGGGACCGGAATGGGAACTGTACGACGTCTTCCCGCCCGCTTCCAATCAGTACGGAGAGTCGGCCTGGCCGATGGCCTATCTGGTCGTGGCTCATGAGGTCGAAAGTGGAGCGGCGTTGCCCCCGGAAATCGGTGCGATGTACGGCGACCAGGCGGTCTCGGAAACCAGCCTGATCCACGATCATTTACAACGCATCCCGGCCGATTCGGTGATTCTGGTCGACACAGCTTACGGCATTACGCGTGTCGCCTACGAGTTCCACACGGCCAATCAACGCTTCGTGGTGCGGATGAAGAAGGACCGCTTTCGCCGGCTGCAAAAGGACGCCGAGTTGATCGAACAAGGCGAGGACTGGAAAACGTATCGAGGACAATGGACGCCCAGTCGCCGCGAGCTGCGCGACAATCCTCAATTGCCGGAGGACTTCTCGCTGCCGATTCGGCTGCACGTGTTCGAAAGCGTCCACGGCGAAACAATCTATCTGGCGACCGACCTGACCGACGAATTGGACGTCATCGCCGATTTGTATAGTCAGCGGTGGCGTGTGGAAACAGATCTCTCACAGATCAAGGTGACGCTCGACATCGAGAACATCCTCGCCAAGAGTCCTGAGATGTTCCGCAAAGAACTGATGGCGTCGATCGTGGCCTATAACCTGACGATCCAGTTCCGCAAACAGGCGGCGGAACAGGCCAACGTACCGCCGCAGCGGCTCAGCTTCACCGGCGTGTGGGACGTGTTCCGCATCTTCCTGCTCCAAAAAACATTCCCCGACGCCGGCGCCTGGCGCACGGCTTACGCACGAGCGCTCAAGTACGCAGCGCGAGAGAAATTGCCGAACCGCCCCGGCCGGAGCTACTCCCGCGAAAGCTACAAACGCCGCTCCAAATCCTCGCATTTTAAAAAAAGATCTCCACCCTGGAACCAACCCGAAAACGAGCCAAAGTGA
- a CDS encoding FHA domain-containing protein, whose translation MAAIEIRENGDDVRVCELTRDHNILGRHPECDVCLDRRNVSRQHCRIICEGGLWYVEDLNSLNGTFVNGRRIAGRHPLQDRDLLHIYKLSATFYSGAAPVRAQVLTTPREPVLHLPPTPPAAESQGPREPNILHSYRVEPATLPLTLSEKKLPGVFHLLATMNDPAEPEVLLPRLLDALFLVFPQARRGHLVFSEGKDPARVLFANKSRSEEAAGETMLGPIRNNIAEQVLKEGIAVLGVDYADEAKEEAQDSIFEVVNRAAMYVPLLRMEGDPLGVAYLDTTEPERRFQADDLEVFAALALVAGQIIDYSRQHARRHTMQREVNKANEAHEA comes from the coding sequence ATGGCGGCGATTGAAATCCGCGAAAACGGCGACGACGTGCGGGTGTGCGAACTGACTCGCGACCATAACATTCTGGGTCGGCACCCTGAATGCGATGTCTGCCTGGACCGGCGGAACGTCTCCCGGCAGCATTGCCGCATTATCTGCGAAGGCGGCCTGTGGTACGTGGAGGATCTTAATAGCCTCAACGGCACCTTTGTAAACGGCCGCCGGATCGCCGGGCGGCATCCGCTGCAGGACCGCGATCTGCTCCACATTTACAAGCTGTCGGCCACCTTTTATTCGGGCGCCGCGCCGGTCCGGGCGCAAGTGCTCACCACGCCGCGGGAGCCCGTGCTGCATCTGCCGCCCACCCCGCCTGCGGCCGAGTCGCAAGGGCCCAGGGAGCCGAACATTCTGCACAGCTATCGGGTCGAACCGGCGACGCTGCCGCTGACCTTGAGTGAGAAAAAGCTGCCGGGCGTGTTCCATCTGCTGGCGACGATGAACGACCCGGCCGAGCCCGAGGTGTTGCTGCCGCGACTGCTGGATGCGCTGTTCCTGGTGTTTCCGCAAGCTCGCCGGGGGCATTTGGTGTTCTCGGAGGGGAAGGATCCGGCCCGCGTGCTGTTCGCCAATAAAAGCCGCTCCGAAGAGGCCGCCGGCGAAACGATGCTCGGCCCGATTCGCAACAACATCGCTGAGCAGGTGCTGAAAGAAGGCATCGCCGTGCTGGGGGTCGACTACGCCGACGAAGCGAAAGAGGAGGCCCAGGATTCCATCTTTGAGGTGGTCAATCGGGCGGCCATGTATGTGCCGCTGCTGCGGATGGAAGGCGATCCGCTGGGGGTCGCTTACCTGGACACGACCGAACCGGAACGCCGCTTTCAGGCCGACGATCTGGAGGTGTTCGCCGCCCTGGCCCTGGTGGCGGGCCAGATCATCGACTACTCCCGCCAGCACGCCAGGCGCCATACGATGCAACGCGAAGTCAACAAGGCGAACGAAGCCCACGAGGCATAG
- a CDS encoding cobalamin-binding protein, whose amino-acid sequence MRIVSLLPSATEIVCLLGLQEQLVGVTHECDYPPGVLDLPKVTQTLIPKDASSAQIDGLVRERLETQAALYTLNMPVLEELRPDLIVTQALCDVCAVSDAEVQAAACSLPGRPAVVNLEPARLGEVFDCIRLVGDAANCSARAEQEIADLQRRVQAVAVRSESVTERPRVLLLEWIDPPFCCGHWSPELVRLAGGQEMIGVEGDASQTTDWAEIVAADPEFLMIACCGFSVLRTQDDLPLLRAFPGWNDLSCVRNDRVWLVDGSAYFSRSGPRLVDSLEILAHTLHPQLHPLPSFLPPAIRVPVQGD is encoded by the coding sequence ATGCGGATTGTCTCGTTGTTGCCCAGTGCGACGGAAATTGTCTGCCTGCTGGGTCTGCAGGAGCAGCTGGTCGGCGTGACCCATGAGTGCGATTACCCGCCGGGCGTGCTGGACCTGCCCAAGGTGACGCAGACGCTCATCCCCAAAGACGCCTCTAGCGCCCAGATCGACGGCCTGGTGCGGGAACGGCTGGAAACGCAGGCGGCCCTCTACACGCTGAACATGCCGGTGCTGGAAGAGCTGCGGCCGGATCTGATCGTCACCCAGGCGCTGTGCGATGTGTGCGCCGTGTCCGACGCCGAAGTCCAGGCGGCCGCCTGTTCGTTGCCGGGACGTCCGGCGGTGGTGAACCTGGAGCCGGCCCGCCTGGGCGAGGTCTTCGATTGCATCCGCCTGGTGGGGGACGCAGCCAATTGTTCGGCCCGGGCCGAACAGGAAATCGCCGATCTGCAGCGACGCGTACAGGCGGTCGCCGTGCGGTCCGAGTCGGTGACGGAGCGACCGCGGGTGCTGCTGTTGGAATGGATTGACCCGCCGTTCTGCTGCGGCCACTGGAGCCCGGAACTGGTGCGACTGGCCGGCGGCCAGGAGATGATCGGCGTGGAGGGGGACGCCTCGCAAACGACCGACTGGGCGGAGATCGTCGCTGCCGATCCGGAGTTTTTGATGATCGCCTGCTGTGGATTCAGCGTCCTGCGGACCCAGGACGATCTGCCGCTGCTGCGGGCGTTTCCCGGCTGGAACGATCTGTCGTGCGTGCGGAACGATCGGGTCTGGCTGGTCGACGGCTCGGCCTACTTCAGCCGGTCGGGCCCGCGGCTGGTCGATAGCCTGGAGATCCTGGCCCACACGCTGCACCCGCAATTGCACCCGTTGCCTTCGTTCCTGCCGCCCGCCATCCGCGTGCCAGTCCAGGGCGACTGA
- a CDS encoding RNA polymerase sigma factor: MEPPVKESIRELVAETYQHESRRVFATLIRFFGDFDLAEEAMHEAFAAALEQWSRDGAPAKPRAWLVSTGRFKAIDIIRRRRRFDASLEQLALQLETTTEPDEPSDHEVEDDRLRLIFTCCHPALPPEGQIALTLREVCGLTTEEIASAFLISPATLAQRIVRAKSKIRSAAIPYQVPSAADLPDRIDAVLSVIYLVFNEGYSASSGDAVTRGELSEEAIRLGRLLVNLLPDPEAMGLLALMLLQESRRLARSTPEGDLILLEDQDRSLWNREQISAGVALVERAIATENFGAYTVQAAIAAVHALAPRPEATDWVQIVAWYEMLAQAEPTPVVELNRAVAVAMRDGPAAGLALVDGILDRGDLAEYHLAHAARGELCRRLEKFDDARTSYQRALQLARQEPERRFLEKRLAELA; this comes from the coding sequence ATGGAGCCGCCCGTCAAGGAGTCGATTCGTGAACTGGTCGCGGAAACGTACCAGCACGAATCGCGCCGCGTGTTCGCCACGCTGATTCGCTTCTTTGGCGACTTCGATCTGGCGGAAGAGGCGATGCACGAAGCGTTCGCCGCCGCCCTGGAACAGTGGAGCCGCGACGGCGCCCCGGCCAAGCCGCGGGCCTGGCTCGTCTCCACAGGCCGCTTCAAGGCGATCGATATCATCCGCCGGCGCCGCCGGTTTGATGCGTCCCTGGAACAACTGGCCCTGCAGCTGGAAACCACGACCGAACCGGACGAACCCTCCGATCACGAGGTGGAAGACGATCGCCTGCGGCTGATCTTTACCTGCTGCCATCCGGCCCTGCCGCCCGAGGGACAGATCGCCCTCACCCTGCGCGAAGTGTGCGGGCTGACCACCGAAGAAATCGCCAGCGCCTTTCTGATCTCCCCCGCCACGCTGGCCCAGCGAATCGTACGGGCGAAGTCCAAGATCCGTAGCGCGGCCATCCCCTACCAGGTGCCGTCGGCCGCTGATCTGCCGGACCGGATCGACGCCGTGCTGTCGGTGATTTACCTGGTGTTTAACGAAGGCTACTCCGCCTCGTCGGGCGACGCCGTGACCCGCGGCGAGCTGTCGGAAGAAGCCATTCGCCTGGGCCGCCTGCTGGTGAATCTTTTGCCCGATCCGGAAGCGATGGGACTGCTGGCCCTGATGCTGCTGCAGGAGTCCCGGCGCCTGGCCCGATCCACGCCGGAGGGAGACCTGATCCTGCTGGAAGACCAGGACCGCTCGCTCTGGAACCGGGAGCAGATCTCCGCCGGCGTCGCGCTGGTGGAACGGGCCATTGCGACCGAAAATTTCGGCGCCTACACGGTGCAGGCCGCCATTGCGGCCGTACACGCGCTGGCCCCGCGGCCGGAAGCGACCGACTGGGTGCAGATCGTCGCCTGGTACGAGATGCTCGCCCAGGCCGAACCGACGCCCGTCGTCGAGCTCAACCGGGCCGTCGCCGTGGCGATGCGCGATGGTCCCGCCGCGGGACTGGCGCTGGTCGACGGGATCCTGGATCGGGGCGACCTGGCCGAGTACCACCTGGCGCATGCGGCCCGCGGCGAGCTGTGCCGGCGGCTGGAAAAATTCGACGACGCCCGCACTTCGTACCAGCGGGCCCTGCAGCTGGCCCGCCAGGAACCGGAACGCCGCTTCCTGGAGAAACGTCTGGCCGAACTGGCCTAA
- a CDS encoding 3-keto-disaccharide hydrolase — MPFVSTCPAPAFLFALAASLLSATCLAAEDPLPVPLTREDTLTVQLPVQLPVGSRPLFNGKDLSGWRGQIAEDPRDIAKLTQGKTPAQIEAMQAAADAATLAHWQAVDGQIHYDGTRRIGNLETRESFGDFELYLDWKIPPGGDSGVFPRNMPQVQIWDPAGGKRNVVGSGGLDNNSPDKNHPHLAPTHKADKPVGEWNTFAIKMVGDKVWVRLNGELVVDGVAKGNYWTDFKSPPPARGPIVLQSHGSDLWFRNLYVREIKTDPR, encoded by the coding sequence ATGCCGTTCGTCTCGACCTGCCCCGCGCCGGCGTTCCTGTTCGCACTGGCCGCCAGTCTGCTGTCAGCGACCTGCCTCGCCGCCGAAGATCCGTTACCTGTCCCGTTGACTCGTGAAGACACGTTAACCGTCCAGTTGCCCGTCCAACTGCCCGTCGGGTCTCGCCCCCTGTTCAACGGGAAAGACCTGTCCGGCTGGCGCGGGCAGATCGCCGAAGATCCGCGCGATATCGCAAAGCTGACGCAGGGAAAAACGCCGGCCCAGATCGAGGCCATGCAGGCCGCAGCAGACGCCGCCACGCTGGCCCACTGGCAGGCGGTCGACGGACAGATCCACTACGATGGAACCCGCCGCATCGGCAATCTGGAAACGCGTGAATCGTTTGGCGATTTTGAGCTGTACCTGGACTGGAAGATCCCGCCCGGCGGCGACAGCGGCGTCTTTCCGCGGAACATGCCGCAGGTGCAGATCTGGGATCCGGCCGGCGGCAAACGTAACGTCGTCGGCTCCGGTGGTCTCGATAACAACAGCCCCGACAAGAACCATCCCCACCTGGCTCCCACTCACAAGGCCGACAAACCGGTCGGCGAGTGGAACACCTTTGCCATCAAAATGGTCGGCGACAAAGTCTGGGTCAGGCTGAACGGGGAACTGGTTGTCGACGGCGTCGCCAAAGGGAACTACTGGACAGATTTCAAATCGCCGCCGCCGGCCCGCGGGCCGATCGTGCTGCAGAGCCACGGCTCCGATCTCTGGTTCCGCAACCTGTATGTGCGGGAAATCAAAACCGACCCACGGTAA
- a CDS encoding adenosylmethionine-8-amino-7-oxononanoate aminotransferase, with amino-acid sequence MSNKIEGAVAALSPDGDLITDIGEEALKDVPRDQSVTVTCDGYDTQGIYPVDHEQPIGTMVAFMGPQELRMAIVGVSISEMLGIKVGAPVMIQW; translated from the coding sequence GTGTCGAACAAAATCGAAGGAGCCGTCGCGGCCCTGTCGCCCGACGGAGACCTCATCACCGATATCGGTGAAGAGGCGCTAAAAGATGTCCCGCGCGATCAGAGCGTGACCGTCACCTGTGACGGCTATGACACCCAGGGGATCTACCCTGTCGATCATGAACAGCCGATCGGCACGATGGTGGCCTTTATGGGACCGCAAGAACTGCGCATGGCGATCGTCGGCGTTAGCATCAGTGAAATGCTGGGGATCAAAGTCGGCGCGCCGGTTATGATACAATGGTAG
- a CDS encoding acetyl ornithine aminotransferase family protein, translating to MMNAIESVPAIRTPLPGPLAKALIERDERFTSPSYTREYPLAVKAGRGAVIEDLDGNLFLDFTAGIAVCATGHCHPRVVAAVKEQADLLLHMSGTDFYYPPQANLAERLAGLVPGGRNNRVFFTNSGAEAVEAAFKLARLHTRRKFVIAFFGGFHGRTMGALSLTASKTVQRSGFAPLVPMVAHADFPNVYRSGLSPEATSDECLASIETLLARTIPADEVAAFIVEPIQGEGGYIVPPPDFHRRLKELASRHGILYVADEVQAGMGRTGKMFASEHFGVEPDIICLAKGIASGLPLGAIVAREEIMDWPPGSHASTFGGNPLACVAALETVNLLEEDLMKNAADTGAFLLQELRALAPRFPLIGDVRGLGLMVGVELVRDRATKEPAPQERDAVVQRCFHQGLLLLGCGKSTLRFCPPLVITREQAATAVKILANALGS from the coding sequence ATGATGAACGCGATCGAGTCGGTTCCCGCCATTCGCACCCCGTTGCCAGGCCCGCTGGCGAAAGCTCTCATTGAGCGGGACGAGCGGTTCACTTCGCCTTCTTACACCCGTGAGTATCCGCTGGCGGTCAAGGCGGGCCGCGGCGCCGTGATCGAAGATCTCGACGGCAACCTGTTTCTCGACTTTACCGCCGGCATCGCCGTTTGCGCGACAGGCCATTGCCATCCACGCGTGGTGGCCGCCGTCAAAGAGCAGGCCGATCTCCTGTTGCACATGTCGGGGACCGATTTCTACTATCCGCCCCAGGCCAATCTGGCCGAACGACTGGCCGGGCTGGTCCCCGGCGGTCGCAACAACCGCGTGTTCTTTACCAACTCAGGAGCCGAAGCGGTCGAGGCGGCCTTCAAGCTGGCCCGGTTACATACCCGGCGAAAGTTCGTCATCGCCTTTTTCGGCGGCTTTCATGGACGCACCATGGGAGCCCTGTCGTTGACCGCCAGCAAAACGGTGCAGCGGTCGGGCTTCGCGCCTTTGGTGCCGATGGTGGCGCACGCCGACTTCCCCAACGTGTACCGTAGTGGATTATCGCCGGAAGCAACCAGCGACGAATGCCTGGCCAGTATCGAAACACTGCTGGCCCGGACCATCCCAGCCGACGAAGTGGCCGCGTTCATTGTGGAGCCGATCCAGGGCGAAGGCGGCTACATTGTGCCGCCGCCTGACTTTCATCGCCGCCTGAAAGAACTGGCGAGCCGGCATGGCATTTTGTACGTAGCCGACGAAGTCCAGGCCGGCATGGGCCGCACCGGCAAGATGTTCGCCAGTGAACATTTTGGCGTGGAGCCCGACATCATCTGCCTGGCCAAGGGGATCGCCTCCGGCCTGCCGCTGGGGGCGATTGTCGCCCGGGAAGAAATCATGGACTGGCCGCCCGGGTCGCATGCGAGCACGTTTGGCGGAAATCCGCTGGCCTGCGTCGCCGCCCTGGAGACGGTCAATCTGCTGGAAGAAGACCTCATGAAGAACGCCGCCGACACAGGGGCATTCCTGCTGCAGGAACTGCGGGCTCTGGCGCCGCGATTCCCGCTGATTGGCGATGTCCGCGGCCTGGGCCTGATGGTCGGCGTGGAACTGGTTCGCGACAGGGCGACCAAAGAACCGGCGCCCCAGGAACGCGATGCGGTCGTGCAGCGGTGTTTCCACCAGGGACTGCTCCTGCTGGGTTGCGGGAAAAGTACGCTGCGATTCTGTCCGCCCCTGGTGATCACCCGGGAACAAGCCGCCACCGCGGTGAAAATCCTGGCGAACGCACTGGGAAGTTAG
- the speA gene encoding biosynthetic arginine decarboxylase, whose amino-acid sequence MLKPSDARWTTSDAEELYEVPRWGKGYFSVRDDGRLLVHPDKNPATSIDLKKLVDDLQSQGVQLPILVRFSDILRTRIQEITGAFAKAIKDHDYKGDYTCVYPIKVNQQRQVVDEILEYGKPLGVGLEAGSKPELLAVLALAGDDTPIICNGFKDDEFIETALLAKKSGAKIIPVVEKYSELMMIIRYAEKIGVRPDIGMRIKLASRGSGRWQASGGYYSKFGLTVSEMVKAFNELKSRGMEDCFKLLHFHLGSQITNIRRVKDALVEAARVYVEFSQRGAGLEFLDIGGGLGVDYDGSQTNFESSMNYTLDEYAADVVHHLHTVCDDANVPHPRIVSECGRALVAYNSVLVFGVLGVIDVIGDPPVGEVPEKAEQTVHDLAYTHRHVNARNLLESHHDAQQLLETALTLFSTGHLTLDERDMAERFYWSICRKIRSMVDSLDFVPEELQGLDRRLAQIYFCNFSLFQSMPDSWAINQLFPIMPIHRLQKQPTNHAILADITCDSDGKIDQFIDRRDVKRTLRLHEFDGSPYLLGTFLLGAYQEILGDLHNLFGDTHAVHVKLNDKGETVIKEIIRGDTVKEVLHYVQFDADELLRKFTASVNRAVGAGRLSQTEADEMLLYFNEGLSGYTYLEEPTEG is encoded by the coding sequence GTGCTGAAACCGAGTGATGCCCGTTGGACGACTTCCGACGCCGAAGAACTCTATGAAGTGCCGCGCTGGGGAAAGGGTTATTTCTCCGTTCGCGACGACGGTCGCCTGCTGGTGCACCCCGATAAAAACCCGGCGACGTCGATTGATCTTAAAAAGCTGGTCGACGACCTGCAGTCGCAGGGGGTGCAGCTGCCGATTCTGGTCCGCTTTAGCGACATTCTGCGGACCCGCATCCAGGAGATCACCGGCGCTTTCGCCAAGGCTATCAAAGACCACGACTACAAAGGCGACTACACCTGCGTTTATCCGATCAAGGTGAACCAGCAGCGCCAGGTCGTGGACGAGATCCTGGAATACGGCAAGCCGCTGGGCGTCGGTCTGGAAGCCGGCAGCAAGCCGGAATTGCTGGCCGTGCTGGCCCTGGCCGGCGACGATACGCCGATCATCTGCAACGGTTTCAAAGACGACGAATTTATTGAAACGGCCCTGCTGGCCAAAAAGTCCGGCGCCAAAATCATTCCCGTCGTCGAAAAGTATTCGGAACTGATGATGATCATCAGGTACGCCGAAAAAATCGGCGTGCGCCCCGACATCGGCATGCGGATCAAGCTTGCCTCGCGCGGGTCCGGTCGCTGGCAAGCCTCGGGCGGTTATTACTCGAAGTTCGGCCTGACCGTCAGTGAAATGGTCAAGGCGTTTAACGAACTGAAAAGCCGCGGCATGGAGGACTGCTTCAAGCTGCTGCATTTCCATCTGGGCAGCCAGATCACTAACATCCGCCGGGTGAAAGACGCCCTGGTGGAAGCAGCCCGCGTCTATGTCGAATTCTCTCAGCGCGGCGCCGGCCTGGAGTTCCTCGATATCGGCGGCGGTCTGGGCGTGGACTACGATGGCTCGCAGACCAACTTTGAATCGAGCATGAACTACACACTCGACGAGTACGCGGCCGACGTGGTGCATCACCTGCACACCGTGTGCGACGACGCCAACGTGCCGCATCCGCGAATCGTTTCCGAGTGCGGTCGGGCGCTGGTCGCCTACAACAGCGTGCTGGTCTTCGGCGTGCTGGGCGTGATCGATGTCATCGGCGATCCGCCGGTCGGCGAAGTGCCAGAAAAAGCCGAACAAACCGTCCACGACCTGGCCTATACGCACCGGCATGTGAACGCCCGGAATCTGCTCGAAAGCCACCACGATGCGCAGCAACTGCTGGAAACGGCGCTCACGCTGTTCAGCACGGGCCACTTGACGCTCGACGAGCGCGACATGGCGGAGCGGTTCTACTGGTCGATCTGCCGCAAGATTCGCAGCATGGTCGATTCGCTGGACTTTGTTCCCGAGGAACTGCAGGGGCTCGACCGGCGCCTGGCTCAGATTTACTTCTGTAACTTCTCGCTGTTCCAGTCGATGCCCGACAGCTGGGCGATCAACCAGCTGTTCCCGATCATGCCGATCCATCGCCTGCAGAAGCAGCCGACCAACCACGCAATCCTGGCGGATATCACGTGCGATTCGGATGGCAAGATCGACCAGTTCATCGACCGTCGAGATGTCAAACGCACCCTTCGCCTGCACGAGTTCGACGGGTCCCCGTACCTGCTCGGCACGTTCCTGCTGGGGGCGTACCAGGAGATCCTGGGCGACCTGCACAACCTGTTTGGCGACACCCATGCGGTGCATGTCAAGTTGAACGACAAAGGGGAAACGGTCATCAAGGAGATCATCCGCGGCGATACGGTCAAGGAGGTGCTGCACTACGTGCAGTTCGACGCCGACGAACTGCTGCGGAAGTTCACCGCCTCGGTCAATCGGGCCGTCGGAGCTGGCCGCCTTTCGCAGACCGAAGCCGACGAGATGCTCCTGTATTTCAACGAAGGCCTCAGCGGTTACACGTACCTTGAAGAGCCAACGGAAGGCTAG
- a CDS encoding zinc ribbon domain-containing protein — protein sequence MTLTASVLLRLHRIHRQIADLRERLDRGPRQERAGKANVDHKEEEVEAAKGEQRKMRIASDERQLQLKTREARIADLQAKLNTASSNKEYSLIKDQIDADEQANLVLQDEILEMLEKLDGLTEDVKTANYHRELAVQEFEKIQARVAEAKEKLEAELARITEELQEAEKALDGDFKEHYLRLSAARGEEALAAVEGGCCGSCRQTITANMLDKLRMSKPIFCGGCGCLLYVPEDAE from the coding sequence ATGACTTTAACCGCGAGCGTGCTGCTCCGCTTACACCGCATCCATCGCCAGATTGCTGATCTCCGCGAACGCCTCGACCGGGGCCCGCGACAGGAACGGGCCGGCAAAGCCAATGTGGACCACAAGGAAGAAGAGGTCGAAGCAGCCAAAGGCGAACAGCGCAAAATGCGCATCGCTTCCGACGAACGCCAGCTCCAGCTGAAAACTCGCGAAGCGCGAATCGCCGATCTGCAGGCCAAATTGAACACGGCCTCAAGCAACAAAGAATACAGCCTGATCAAGGATCAAATCGATGCCGATGAACAGGCCAACCTCGTCCTGCAGGATGAGATCCTCGAAATGCTCGAAAAGCTCGACGGCCTGACGGAAGATGTGAAAACGGCTAATTACCATCGCGAACTGGCCGTACAGGAATTCGAAAAAATCCAAGCCCGCGTGGCCGAAGCCAAAGAAAAACTGGAAGCCGAACTGGCCCGCATTACCGAAGAACTGCAGGAAGCAGAAAAGGCGCTCGACGGCGATTTCAAAGAACATTACCTGCGTTTGTCGGCCGCCCGCGGCGAAGAAGCGCTGGCTGCCGTTGAAGGCGGTTGCTGCGGTTCCTGCCGCCAGACGATCACCGCCAACATGCTCGACAAGCTGCGAATGTCAAAGCCCATTTTCTGCGGCGGCTGCGGCTGCCTGCTGTATGTCCCCGAAGACGCCGAATAA